The genomic interval CGCCCTTTTTTCATTCCGATTCCCACCACTAACAGCAGCAGCGCAACAATGCCGAACAGCGGATAGAACATCGTGGCCAGCCCGAACTCGGCCCCGAACAGCCGAATACATTCGCCATCGAGATCAAAACAGAAAAAACGAAGCGGTATACTCAGCAGCACCAGAACGCTCAGCGTCTGGATGAGCCTGCGCCGCTTCGTATAGAGGTCTCCACTCATCAGCCCGGACAGATCGGCCTAAGGATTGAAATTCAGAATGAGGTAAACAATACAGACAATCGTCAGAATAATTTCAACTGCGATATTGAATTTGCCGACATCCGCGTGGCCCTGTTTTATTTCTGTGGTTGTTTCAAAATCATATTTTTTTTCTTCAGCCATAGTACTCCTTTCAGACTCCGTTATTTTTCGTAGTCGTTCAGCGGATTTCCGTCTTTATCCACGCGCCAGTTTTTATTGCGCCCCAGCGTTTGAATATAAGCCGTCAGATCGGCGATCTCTTCATCGGTCAGATAAGCAAACGACGGCATGATGGAAGCTTTTTCATAAATCCCTTTACGGTCGGGAAATTTATCGCCCATATCCCGCGGATTCTTGAAATGCGCATAATGCCATTCCGAGGAATATTTTCCGCCGACACGCGCCAGATCCGGCCCCGTGCGCTTGGTACCGAGAAAGTGCTGCTTATCATTTACATATTCCCAGGATTCAGAAGGCGGCGCTTCTACAAGACGCCATCCATAACGGCGCTGATCGGAATCAAGATGACGCACCTGCTGCGTGTGGCAGTATACGCAGCCTTCCCGTTTATAGATGGCAATGCCGCGCAGTTCCTGCTCGGTGTATTCATGCACATCGTGATCGGTTTTATACATCACCGGTGAAACAATCGGTGGAAGAACCGTTGTACATACAGCACCGACAGCAAAAATGGCAAAGGCCCCGACCGACGTCCAGAGTAAGCTTTTTTCTACATCAATTTTCATGAATCTTTTCCTCTTACTGCGCTGCTGCAGTTTCTGCTTCTGCCACTTCCTGCTCTTCCGCTTCTTCCGGATATTTACCGAAGAAGGTCTGCAGAATGTTATACAGGAACAGGAAGTATGCGATGAAGATCAGCCCGCCGGTCGAAAAACGCATCCAGTGGGCATGCTTCAGTGCCGCCAATGTATCGACAAAAGTATTCTCCGGATTCAGCCAGGCGAAGCCCTGAATAACCCCGCCGATCCAGAGCACCGCGAAAAACGGCACACTGGCCAGCGTCATGAGCCAGAACTGGGTATCGCCTAATTTTTCGGAATACAGTCGGCGTCCCGCCATTTTCGGAGCAACATAATAGATGCCGGCCATGGCGAAATAGGAAAAAGCTCCGAACAGCGCCATATGCGCATGCCCGACCACCCAGTCGGTTTTACTGGTGATTTCGTTGACCGAACGGATGGCCTGGAACGGCCCCTGCAGACAGGTGAAAACATAATAAACCGTGCCCATCATCAGCAGCTTCGGAATCGGCCCTTTCATCCGGGTTCCCCGCGGCGCAGTGGCAAAGGTTCCGAAGAAGTTGGTGATTACCGCCATCACAGGTATGATGAGGCTGAATGAGAAAATGATCGAAACCGTCTGCAGCCAGTGCGGTTGCGGACCGTGGATCATATGGTGCGCGCCGGTCCAGACATAGACAAAGGAAATGACCCAGAATCCAATCATGGAAAGTTTATGTGAATAGATCGGCGTATTGAGCTGTTTGGGAATCATGTAGTAGGCAATCGCCACCCCCAGCGGAGTGAAAATCAGGCCCACCGCATTATGAACATAGAACCAGATCAGGTTGGCCTGATTGACGCCGGTGACCATCGGCATCTGACTGAACATGTTCCCCGTAATGTAAACAAAGGTCGTCCAGATGACGGCTCCGAGGGTATACCAGACCGTAACGTAAAGGTATTTCACTTTACGGATCATAACCGTTCCGAACACGTTAATGGCAAACATCACCCAGCAGGTTGCAATCAGATAGTCAAACGGCGGAGGAATTTCTCCGTATTCAACATTTTTCACATGCCCGAGCACAATGGAAGCGATGCCGCCGACAACAGCAATGTTATACAGCACACCCATCGCCACCCGAGTTTTTCGGAAAAAAGCCGGGTATGCAGAATACGCGGAAGCACCCAGAACAGAACCCCCATATTCGCCTGGAGCAGCCACCCGAACAGATTGAGGTTGGTATGCATCATCCGGACGCGCGGCATCGAGAGATATTCAATTTCCCCGACCGTTGGAACCACAAATTTAAGCGCGGTCAACAGGCCCATAGTCAGCGCCATACCGAAGTAGACGCACGATGCAATAACCATCGTTTTTGCAGCAGTATCTTGTTTCATTATTCAGCCTCCCTGGTGTTCGCGCGGATGTAGGCGATAATATCAATTATGGTCTGATCCGACAGATGGTCGTGCGGCGGCATCGGTGTACCGGCAACGCCCAGCAGAATCGACTGATAAAGGCGCTCATCCGTCACACCTTCCTGATTTAAAAACGCCTTGTTCAACAGGTTGCGCGGCAGCGGATGGTGTAGATTGTATGCATTCGGCCCTTTGCCGTTTGCGAGCTTTCCATGACACGACGTGCAGTATTGCTGAAACGCAACGGCACCATTCTCAGCGTCTCCGGCCTGAATCACTTTTCCTTTGTTTTTCCAGTCGCGACGGTCAGGATCACCAATCTCCGGAAGGCTTGCCTCCACGCGTCTGAATTTATCCGGCACATTTTCCAGCGCCTTCTCATGAATAAAGTTCACCAGCAGTTCCACATCCTGTTCGCTCAGCGTATTCTTCCAGGCCGGCATCGCGGTACCGGCCACACCGTTGAGAATGGAATGTTTGAACCGCTCTTCATAGGCACTCACAAACTGATGACGACTGAAATCGCGCGGAAGCGGATCGAGCATTTCTGAAATCACACCGCGCCCATCCAGGTTTTCACCATGACAGGAAATGCAGTAGGTGTCATACAGCATCTGCGCCTTGGTATCCGACGCGACTTCATAATCAAACGTCGAAAGGAACATCACAAGGCTCTCAAGTTCGGCATCGTTATAATCCCTGAACGTCGGCATAATGGAATCAGGGACATGCTCGCGGGCATTCACGATGTGCTCCCGAACATATTCCCTGCCCCGGTTGCGGATCGACCAGGTCAGCTCCGGACCGATATGACCGCCGGCCAGCTGGCCTTCATCGTTACGGAAGGCATGGCAGTTTATGCAGCCTCCGCGACTGAGGGAACCTTCATACGGAATCCCGGCAAACAGGGCACGGCCGGCCTCCACACTCGGCTCGCTAATCCGTATTTCATCGGCTTTCGGCTTAATGTATCCGATCGGCGCGGTTTCTTCAGAGCGCAGTTTGGTTTTCTGCAGCCCTTTCAGATACGTCGCCAGCGCCACCACTGTTTCATGGTCATGAACCCAGTCAAATTCCGGCATTTTTGAATTGGCGTCATTGGCCTTCGGATGGACGATCGATTCATACAGATAATCAAAGGTGTATTTTCCGCCGGCATTCGACAGCTCCGGCGCCTGCGACGACGTAGAAACGCCGGCCACGGTATGGCAGCCCCAGCACGCTTTTTCCAGAAACAGTTCCCGGCCTTTTTCAAATTGTTCTGCTCCGGCCAGATGACCGCTTTCCATCGCATGACAGCGCACGCAGTTGGCCTGAGCAATCTTTCCGCTCACCAGCGGTGCAATCCATCCATGCGCCTTGCCGTGGGCAAGATGTTCATCCAGATCGCGGCTTGAACCATCGTGGCAGACGGCACAGCCGATTTTATTGAAGTCATGCGGATCTTCCGCAGCTCCCGGAACGATCGGCGGATGAGCAGTCAGCGGCATTTCAAAATCCCGGGCGGCAGGATTGGACGCGCCGATATGGCAGCTCTGACAGCGGTCAACCAGCATCGATGAAGGCGTCTTTACGTTCACCTGCTTTACCACAGGACCGGGAAAGTCTTCACCGAGCGCTTCATAGTAGGCTTTCTGGTAGCGGATATAATCCTCATCAAACCCTTTGCGGATGGCCAGACCGAGCAGAACCAATCCCAACAGACCGATAAACAGAAGAATACGATAATCCTTAATCATCTTAGTGTCCTCCTCCTGCGGCCTGTTCCACCCAGGGGTAGACAATCGACCAGTTTTCACCGCGGAAGTACACGCCGATAATGATCAGCGTAAGCATGAACAGATACATGCCGATGAAGAGCGCATTTTCAATCCAGCGTTCACGCGCAAACCAGACACCGGGAATATTTTTCCGGTAGGTTTTCGTAAAGGTTTCCAACGCAATTTCAACGTACGGCAGGAACATGACACCCCCGCCAGAATACCCGGTATGACAATACCTCCGATAAATCCGTCGTAGGAGGTCAGTTCCTGCAGACCCAGGAAATACCACGGCGCCTTTGCCGGGTTGGTCGGATGGCTCGGATCGGCCGGACCCTCCAGCGGTGCATCAAAGAATACGGAGATCAGACTCATGACCACCATGAGACCGGCAAAAACCATCAATTCACGAACAATCAGTTTCGGCCAGGCGAACATCATCTGATCCACTTCCTCGTTCACCTTCGGTTCGTTGCCCTTCACAATTTCAACCAGTTTATAACTGCGCGCCGCTTTGAAAACCGAGTTGTTTTTCACTTCGCCGAACTCCTCATCCGGAATCTGTTTTTCGTTGGAGGTATCCGCCGGCCGGGCCAGCCCGCCGTCTTTTCGGATGCGGAAAAAGTGGACCGCAATCAGGAAACCCATCACACTCGGAAGCACCGCCACGTGAAGCACATAGAAGCGGATCAGCGCTTCCGCTCCCACGTCGGTATCACCCAGCAGCACGGCACGAATCAGCGCACCACCCGGAGCGATTTTCGCAATTTCAGTACCGACTTTCACCCCCCAGAAGGCCAGCTGGTCCCAGGGCAGCAGATAACCGGTATAGGAAAGGAAAACAGTCAGCAGACCGAGCAGACAGCCAACCACCCAGTTGAATTCACGCCCGCCGCGGTGGGCGCCCGCCAGATAAACCCGCAGCATGTGCAGCGCCACAAACGCCACCATACCATGAGCCGACCAGCGGTGCATGTTCCGCAGAAAATCGCCCCAGAATACGTTGGAACGCAGGTTGACCATGCGGCTGTAGGCATCCGGCAGTCCATCCGGACCGATCGCCGTCGACGGCACATAATGGAACATCAGCAGAATACCGGTCGTTGCCAGCAGCAGAAACAGGTAGAAGGTAATCAGTCCGAGCCCCATCGTGGTCTTGAACTTCACCGTACGTTTGTGAATCTTGACCGGTTGAATATGCAGCAGCACATTGCTGAACATAATCTTGGATTTGGTCAAACCCGTATTATCCATGCGATGCCGGAAGAAGGAATAATACAGTTTATTCCCGAATTCCTTCATCTGTTTTCTCAATTCATCCATCAGCTATCCCCTTACAAGATGAAGCAATTAGGCTATATTAAAAGTTGTACCTTCCGGCAGTGCCGTACCGGTATCGATTTCCAGCTGTCCGCCCGGAACAGGTTTAATTTCAAGCCAGGGCAGCGTTTTCGGAGCCGGACCGCCGACCACAATACCGTCGGTATCGTACTGCGAACCATGGCAGGGACACTGAAAGCCGGTTTCCACTACATTGACGGTGCAGCCGAGGTGCGTACATACCAGCGAAATAGCGGCAACTTTTTCTTCTGCCACCCGGCGCAGAATCACCTTCATTTCTTCAAAAACCAATTCATCACCGACATCCGGCAGATCTTTAACCGGCACCAGAAATTTCTGAGGGGTTCCGTATGAAACCACCGGCATCATATATTTAAACAGCGCACCGCCCGCACCGGCAGCCGCCAGTCCCATTAAGCCGAAAGCCGACCCCATTGTGATCAGCTCGCGCCGGCTCTTACCTTCTTTTTTCTTTTCCGACATTATTTACTTCCTCCGTCAACGGCTCCTTCAGAGGGCCTTTCCTCTTCGCGGAATATGACATACTTGGCTTCTTCCGGATCATCAAACTGCCCATCCTTGACCGCCCAACGGAACAGCACAAAAAATATGCCGCCCAGAATGGTCGTCGTTATCAGCAGGATAATCGTTAAAATCAGCATGGATCTGTCCTATGCAAAACAATCCTCAAATTCATTCACCGACATTTTGCACGCGCCCGTCGGGCATTTCTGTGCACACATACCGCAGCGGATACACTTCAGCGGATCGAACAGCATGACCGACCCTTCAGCCTCCGCCACTTCCATACTGCCGAACTCCATGGTCGCCAGCGTTTTCAACGCTTCACCGCCATCAACCCGATCCACCGTCTTCATCGAAAGACAGTACGACGGACACACATCAACACAGCCGCCGCAGAGAATACAGATATCTCCTTCAAACGTCGGGTGAATGTGACACTCGAGGCAGCGCCCCGCCTGTTCCTTCGCTTTTTCATCCGGATATTCAACCGTCGAATTAAACTCCGGCTGCTCCGCCGGCTTGACCGGCAGTTCCTCCCGCTCCTCACGTCCATCATCCACATACACCGAATCTCTTCCATATTCCGGAAGATCCGTGAACGTGATTTTGCGCTTCAGCGACTGCGGAGCCTGACCGGTGATGTATGAATGAATACCCTGAGCCGCCCTGCTGCCGGAAGCAACCGCATCGATAAACAGTTTAGGACCGTGGGCAATGTCACCGCCGACAAAAACATTCGGTTTACTCGTCTGCAGCGTTTCTTCATTTTCAACTTTCACCCAGCCCTGCGGCGTCATTTCAACACCGGAGTTTTCAAGGAAAGCCAGATCGGAACCCTGACCGACGGCAAAGAAGACCTTTTCGCCTTCAATCAGGCGCGTCTCATCCTCCAGCTGCGGAGAAAATTTCCCGTCTTCATCAAATACACGGATCACCTTGCTGACCAGCAGACCTTTCACTTTGCCGTTTTCAATGACGATTTCACGCGGGCCCCAGCCATCGTTAATGGTTACGCCCTCGCGACGACCGCCTTCACGCTCCTCAAGCGAACCGGTCATTTCATTCATATGCTCACGTTCCAGACAGGCCAGCTGAACATCCGGCGAACCGCAGCGCAGCGCCGAACGCGCAACATCGAACGCCACATCACCGCCTCCGATTACAATCGAACGATGTTTTGTAAGGTCCCACTTTTCGCGCATGTTGAAGTCAAAAAGGAACGAAAGACCGATATGCACATCCTCGTGGTCGGCACCCGGCAGCGGAATCTTTTTGCCCCTGGCCAGACCGACAGCAATGAATACGGCATCGTGCCTCTCTTCCAGTTCCTGGAACGTGATGTCGACACCGACATCCACACCGTTCTTTACTTCGATATTTTCAAACAGTTCAATCGAGGCCAGCTCATCGGCAACGACTTTACGTGAAAGCCGGTTCACCGGAACGCCCTGCACCAGCTGACCGCCGGACTTTTCCCAGCGCTCGTAGATCGTTACAGAATAACCCAGACGCGCCAGGTCATGCGCACAGGTATAGCCGGCACATCCGCCGCCGATAATACCGACGGATTTCCCGTTCAGTTCCGGCTCCACAGATCCCGGAGCAATGGAATAGGTCAACGGCGTTTTCAGATCGCCCGTTTCCGGGCCATGTTTATCGGTCAGAAAACCTTTAATGTTCCGGATAACCACCGCTTCATCGACATCCGACCGCCGGCACCCTTTTTCACACGGTGCACCACAGACTTTTCCGCAAATCGATGCAAAAGGATTGGTTGCGCGGGAAATGGCATAGGCTTCTTCGTATTTCCCGGCCACCGTGGCCATCAGATAGCCCCGGGCATCCGTACTTACCGGGCAGGAATTACGGCATTTCACCTCGGCTTCATAATATTCATCCGTCGGCAGCTCTACCTTGATTTTTTCCAATGCCATTTGCACGTCCCTCCTCGTGAATAAACCGATTCTAATAATGATGCGCAGTTTAGTCACGTCTTCATTGTCGGAAATTTATGGCACCGCTTTAGTCCCCTTGCAACCCTAAATCGGTATTAAAATACCAATTTAGTCATATTTCAACACCGCCGCCGCTCCAGCAGCCCCGATAAAAGATTAACAACCCCTGAAAAAGCCCTGAAATTCCCTAACAACCCTAACAAAATAAGTAAAAACAGTGCTGGATATTACCGTTGAACCGCTTTAGCCTCCGACCATGGATTGAAAGCAATCCATATGAGTAATGAGAGTGACCGGTTCTTTAAAGGGGGATTGGTCGGAAAATCAGGTCGGTAACGGCCGCAAGGAGTAAAAGTAGTATGTCAGACCAAATCGAAACCGGTACGGTTAAGTGGTTCAATGATGAAAAGGGTTATGGATTCATTGCCCGCGAAACCGGAGACGATGTGTTCGTTCACTTCACCGCCATCAATATGGAAGGGCGCCGTACGCTGGTCGAAGGCCAGAACGTTTCTTTCCAGGTTGAAGCCGGTCAGAAAGGCCCGCAGGCGACTAACGTCTCGGTAGCCTAAGCCTTTACGGCCAATTGATCCAAAAACCGTCCAAAGGTTGGAAAAACCGTTTTCCGACCCTTGGATTTTTTTGTTAAAACTTAAATCAATTATCTGTCTGGAGCCCCCCCGGGATCGCCCGGATTGTCGCCCGGGTTCGACGGTCCATCGGAACCACCGCCACCGCCTCCACCGCCGCCGGCAGCCATAGCGGCCACTCCGCCGACCACTACGGCTTCGCCCAGCAGAATACGTCCGGTACGCCCGGCATCATCGCTCCACGCCACGGGATTGAGCCACGAAAGACTGCCGCCCGTTTTGATCGGATTTTTCCAGCGGTTCGGATTGACCACCGCAAAAAAGTCCCCGGCGGTCGAAAAACTCACACCCACTTCAGCATACGATCCGCTGCCCGTGGCATATCCCCGGGAAACCAGCTCCGGTCCATGCGGACCATCTGCTCCGGGGATTGAGGCACAACCGGCCAGCAACGTCCCACTGACTCCCAGACTCGTCAGTTTTAAAAATTTGTTCATATCATTCTCCCGAAATTGATGGGCACCCTACTCCCGTTCCAACTCCATGCAACTGAAATTGATGCATTAATATGGCACATGCCCATCCATGCGTAAGATTAAAGCAATTCCCGCGCCAGAACCGGGTTCCGGCTTAACCCAACTCGATCACATGATCGAGCAGCCGATCCCCGTCAAAAATAAACCAACCTGTGAATTTACGCCCTTCGAGCATATACGGAAACCAGATATGATCGTCTTCCCACATATGTTCAAACGGCAGGTCATCGATGGAACACCAGATCGGCGCAGCCTCTTCGGTTTCACTCGGTTCTCCCTCATAGCCCGTAGCGGTATAGACAAATCCATGGATCGAATGGCTATCGGTAAACTGAAAACACAGCTCGCCGGCGAGCTCAACACCCCGTGCTTTAATGCACAGCTCCTCTTCCGTCTCCCGGACGGCACACTCCTGCAAGGTTTCACCCGGCTCCAGCTTGCCGCCGGGGCCGTTGATTTTCCCCTTTCCGAACCCGCGCTTTTTATGAATCAGCAGCACCTGTCCATCCTGAATCACAAAAAGCAACGTAGCCTTTACGACCGGCGTCCAGTTTTCCCAATCCACATCCCCGACTTTTTCAACCATCTGTAATCTCCCGAAAAAACTGCCGCGCAGTGTGAACGGCGCGGCAGATGCAGACAAGTTTCCAATCGAGGTAAAATCAGCCTGCAGTGTGTTCGTAAAGGTGAACATCCCGCTGCGGGAACGGAATGGTAATGCCCCGCTCATCAAACTTCTTCTTGATCGCTTCGGTCACCCCGTAATAAACAACCCAGTAATCAGCCGGTTTACACCACGGGCGCACATCAAAGTTGACCGAACTGTCCGCCATGGCTTTCACCAGAATATCCGGTTTCGGATCCGACAGAATTTCATCGAACTCCGAAAGGGCCTCTTCAATCGCAGCCCGGGCCCCATCAATATCATCACCATAGCTGATACCGGCCACAAGATCGACGCGCCGCTTATCATTGTATGTGTAGTTGATAATGTTGTTCGACATTACGTTGGAATTGGGCACCACCGCATGTTTATTGTCGAGCGTATCCAGTTCGGTGGTCAGAATTCCGATTTCCTTCACAATGCCCGAAACCCCGTTCACCTCCACAAAATCCCCGAGCTTGATCGGCTTGAAAATAATCATGAGTACACCCGCCGCAAAATTCGACAGCGAGCCCTGCAGGGCCAGACCAACCGCCAGACCCGCCGCGCCGAGTACCGCAATGAACGATGCGGTTTTGACCTGCAGCGCCTCAAGAGCCGCAATAATGACCGCTATTTTCAGTCCGACGTGAAGCAGCGTCGCCGTGAAACCGACCAGAGTCCGGTCCACCTTATGGTGCTTCATCGCACGGACCATCAACGTTTTGACAACTTTAGCCATCCAGAAACCGATAAGCAGAATCGCCACTGCTCCCAGAATCCGGTAGGCATATTCAACCCCCATGCTCTGCACGGTCTCAATGACCGTTGTACTCGGCTGCAGCGCATCGGCTGCATCGACCACATTTGTATTCATTCCATCTCCTCCTTATTTAAGGCTTGGTTTCAAATAATACGGCGAAGCTATTGATCTTAAAAATAATAGCAAGAAATATAAATATCTCATCCATCCTCCGGAAACCTGCGATTGTCTGCCCATCGGATTTCCTCTACCTTCCTTACGAACATTGAAAACCAGGGGATAACTATGCATGAAACCATCAAAGCCCTGCTGGGCGAAAAACCGGTCCTGATCGACGGGGCGTGGGGAACGGAACTTCAGAAAAAGGGACTGAAGCCCGGAGAATCACCGGAAGCGCTGAATCTTGAAAATCCGGAAATTGTTGAAGCGGTTGCCA from Verrucomicrobia bacterium S94 carries:
- a CDS encoding c-type cytochrome, with translation MIKDYRILLFIGLLGLVLLGLAIRKGFDEDYIRYQKAYYEALGEDFPGPVVKQVNVKTPSSMLVDRCQSCHIGASNPAARDFEMPLTAHPPIVPGAAEDPHDFNKIGCAVCHDGSSRDLDEHLAHGKAHGWIAPLVSGKIAQANCVRCHAMESGHLAGAEQFEKGRELFLEKACWGCHTVAGVSTSSQAPELSNAGGKYTFDYLYESIVHPKANDANSKMPEFDWVHDHETVVALATYLKGLQKTKLRSEETAPIGYIKPKADEIRISEPSVEAGRALFAGIPYEGSLSRGGCINCHAFRNDEGQLAGGHIGPELTWSIRNRGREYVREHIVNAREHVPDSIMPTFRDYNDAELESLVMFLSTFDYEVASDTKAQMLYDTYCISCHGENLDGRGVISEMLDPLPRDFSRHQFVSAYEERFKHSILNGVAGTAMPAWKNTLSEQDVELLVNFIHEKALENVPDKFRRVEASLPEIGDPDRRDWKNKGKVIQAGDAENGAVAFQQYCTSCHGKLANGKGPNAYNLHHPLPRNLLNKAFLNQEGVTDERLYQSILLGVAGTPMPPHDHLSDQTIIDIIAYIRANTREAE
- a CDS encoding cold-shock protein encodes the protein MSDQIETGTVKWFNDEKGYGFIARETGDDVFVHFTAINMEGRRTLVEGQNVSFQVEAGQKGPQATNVSVA
- a CDS encoding 8-oxo-dGTP diphosphatase, producing MVEKVGDVDWENWTPVVKATLLFVIQDGQVLLIHKKRGFGKGKINGPGGKLEPGETLQECAVRETEEELCIKARGVELAGELCFQFTDSHSIHGFVYTATGYEGEPSETEEAAPIWCSIDDLPFEHMWEDDHIWFPYMLEGRKFTGWFIFDGDRLLDHVIELG
- a CDS encoding DUF4405 domain-containing protein, translating into MDELRKQMKEFGNKLYYSFFRHRMDNTGLTKSKIMFSNVLLHIQPVKIHKRTVKFKTTMGLGLITFYLFLLLATTGILLMFHYVPSTAIGPDGLPDAYSRMVNLRSNVFWGDFLRNMHRWSAHGMVAFVALHMLRVYLAGAHRGGREFNWVVGCLLGLLTVFLSYTGYLLPWDQLAFWGVKVGTEIAKIAPGGALIRAVLLGDTDVGAEALIRFYVLHVAVLPSVMGFLIAVHFFRIRKDGGLARPADTSNEKQIPDEEFGEVKNNSVFKAARSYKLVEIVKGNEPKVNEEVDQMMFAWPKLIVRELMVFAGLMVVMSLISVFFDAPLEGPADPSHPTNPAKAPWYFLGLQELTSYDGFIGGIVIPGILAGVSCSCRTLKLRWKPLRKPTGKIFPVSGLRVNAGLKMRSSSACICSCLR
- a CDS encoding 4Fe-4S dicluster domain-containing protein, producing the protein MALEKIKVELPTDEYYEAEVKCRNSCPVSTDARGYLMATVAGKYEEAYAISRATNPFASICGKVCGAPCEKGCRRSDVDEAVVIRNIKGFLTDKHGPETGDLKTPLTYSIAPGSVEPELNGKSVGIIGGGCAGYTCAHDLARLGYSVTIYERWEKSGGQLVQGVPVNRLSRKVVADELASIELFENIEVKNGVDVGVDITFQELEERHDAVFIAVGLARGKKIPLPGADHEDVHIGLSFLFDFNMREKWDLTKHRSIVIGGGDVAFDVARSALRCGSPDVQLACLEREHMNEMTGSLEEREGGRREGVTINDGWGPREIVIENGKVKGLLVSKVIRVFDEDGKFSPQLEDETRLIEGEKVFFAVGQGSDLAFLENSGVEMTPQGWVKVENEETLQTSKPNVFVGGDIAHGPKLFIDAVASGSRAAQGIHSYITGQAPQSLKRKITFTDLPEYGRDSVYVDDGREEREELPVKPAEQPEFNSTVEYPDEKAKEQAGRCLECHIHPTFEGDICILCGGCVDVCPSYCLSMKTVDRVDGGEALKTLATMEFGSMEVAEAEGSVMLFDPLKCIRCGMCAQKCPTGACKMSVNEFEDCFA
- a CDS encoding (2Fe-2S)-binding protein, which translates into the protein MSEKKKEGKSRRELITMGSAFGLMGLAAAGAGGALFKYMMPVVSYGTPQKFLVPVKDLPDVGDELVFEEMKVILRRVAEEKVAAISLVCTHLGCTVNVVETGFQCPCHGSQYDTDGIVVGGPAPKTLPWLEIKPVPGGQLEIDTGTALPEGTTFNIA
- a CDS encoding mechanosensitive ion channel → MGVEYAYRILGAVAILLIGFWMAKVVKTLMVRAMKHHKVDRTLVGFTATLLHVGLKIAVIIAALEALQVKTASFIAVLGAAGLAVGLALQGSLSNFAAGVLMIIFKPIKLGDFVEVNGVSGIVKEIGILTTELDTLDNKHAVVPNSNVMSNNIINYTYNDKRRVDLVAGISYGDDIDGARAAIEEALSEFDEILSDPKPDILVKAMADSSVNFDVRPWCKPADYWVVYYGVTEAIKKKFDERGITIPFPQRDVHLYEHTAG
- the ccoS gene encoding cbb3-type cytochrome oxidase assembly protein CcoS, which translates into the protein MLILTIILLITTTILGGIFFVLFRWAVKDGQFDDPEEAKYVIFREEERPSEGAVDGGSK
- a CDS encoding c-type cytochrome, which translates into the protein MKIDVEKSLLWTSVGAFAIFAVGAVCTTVLPPIVSPVMYKTDHDVHEYTEQELRGIAIYKREGCVYCHTQQVRHLDSDQRRYGWRLVEAPPSESWEYVNDKQHFLGTKRTGPDLARVGGKYSSEWHYAHFKNPRDMGDKFPDRKGIYEKASIMPSFAYLTDEEIADLTAYIQTLGRNKNWRVDKDGNPLNDYEK
- a CDS encoding cytochrome oxidase — translated: MGVLYNIAVVGGIASIVLGHVKNVEYGEIPPPFDYLIATCWVMFAINVFGTVMIRKVKYLYVTVWYTLGAVIWTTFVYITGNMFSQMPMVTGVNQANLIWFYVHNAVGLIFTPLGVAIAYYMIPKQLNTPIYSHKLSMIGFWVISFVYVWTGAHHMIHGPQPHWLQTVSIIFSFSLIIPVMAVITNFFGTFATAPRGTRMKGPIPKLLMMGTVYYVFTCLQGPFQAIRSVNEITSKTDWVVGHAHMALFGAFSYFAMAGIYYVAPKMAGRRLYSEKLGDTQFWLMTLASVPFFAVLWIGGVIQGFAWLNPENTFVDTLAALKHAHWMRFSTGGLIFIAYFLFLYNILQTFFGKYPEEAEEQEVAEAETAAAQ